CCACCTCGATCGACCCGGCAGCCGACTGCTGCCCCGCCCCCCCGCACGATCCATGCACGACGTAAAGGACCCCCGTGAGCTACATCCGCTTTCAGGACCTCCACGGCTCCACCCACCTCAAGGGCCACGAGCGCCACTGGATACTCAGCCTGCTGCGCGACCACGCCCAGCGCGTACTCCTGGAGCACCCGGACGCCGCCGACCGAGCCCACGCGCTCTTCGACCTGCTCCCGCGCAAGCACGAACTCCGGGAGGTGCCCCCGGGCTGGCGGGTCAGCCCGCGGCGCTGGATGAATGCCTACGCCCGCACCCTGCAGGACGTCATCTTCGACGACCCGATCGTCGACTACCGCGGCCACCGGGTTCGCCCCCTGACCCTGACCCTCAACACCGCGATGGAGACCGGCCCGGACCCGCTGCGCCTCGCCACCCGGTTGACGGGCCAGTGCGAGCTCAACACCTGGGTCGACGGCCCGCACCGCAGCTGGCTGGCCGGCGTCGTTGCCGAGGGCCTCCGCGAGGGCTACTTCCGGGAGGCGTGCGGCTGGGAGGACCTGCAGAGCTTCCTCCTCGCACGCGACGACCAGCCCGTCGTCGTCTCCGTCAGCGAGTCCTTCCCGACCTGGTGGACTTCCCGCCCGCGCACACCGGAGGGCGAGGACCTGGACGAGGATGCCGCCGAGCAGAGGTGGGAGGCGCTCACCACCGCCGAGCAGTGGGCCCGCGGCATGGAGTCGCTGCGCAGCCGCACGGCCGAGCACCTGGAGATGACCCCGGACTGGGCGGACTACCGCTTCGGCTCGACCCTGTCCCTCAACGACCTGCTGGCTCCCGACTGCACCCGCCGCCTGGACCACGCCTTCGAGCTGACCGGCTGAGCCACGCCCTTCCCCGATCCGCACCCGAACAGGAGACTTCCTTGGACGTCAGCGTCTACCTCGACCGCACCGGCCTCAAGGACGCGGTCCTCACCCTCCTCATCCCGCCCACAGAGTCCGAACCTCGTCCGATGGTCGTCGCCACCGGCACCGAGATCAACGGGGAGGCGGAGAATCCGGCAAGCCTGCACCGGGTCCACCGGTACGTGGCCGACCGGATCGAGGAGCAGCGTCCCGACGACGGGGACGACGAGGACCTCCAGGACGAACTTGCCGAGCTCCTCAGCGCGGACGACGGCGCCATCGAGTCGGCCGACCCCGACGCAGACCGGGAAACGGCCCACCAGATCATCGCCGCCCTGGCCGCGGCCTACCCGCTGGAGCCGGCCGTACGGAACAGCCTCCCGCTCGCGCCCTGAACGTTCCGGCACCCCCTGCTCTTCAGTACCGGCCCGTCGGACGAACGGCTGGTCGGCGAAGAAGGGGAGAAGCCGGAGTTCCGGGCCGTGGCGGGCGATCGCCCGCTGTCCCAGCATCTGTCGTGCTGGGGGCGTTCGAGAATTCGGGAGCGGCACAAACGAACTGACCCCAGGCAGCGACACATCGTGCGTGATGTGTCGCTGCCTGGGGTCAGTTCGTGAACGGGTGCCAGATGCTCCAGAGGACGAGGAGACCGACGACCGCAGCGGCGACGGCGTCGCCTCTGGAGGGCCGCCAGGCCGTCGCGCGGTCGAGCGGGTTGGTCCGCGCGATGCGCTGGATGCTCTCGCCCACGGGGTAGTCGCCGTCGTGATGCCGGCGGCGGTGGTGTGCGCCGTGGTTATCGGCGCCGGCGCGGAAGGTGTAGGGCCGGGACGCGGTGCCGCAGCGCGGGCAGTTGTACGTGAACGGCACGGACGCCTCCTGATCCGATCGGTGGTCCCCGGATCGTAGAGGGCGAAGACAGCGGCCGTGGACGGGCAGGGGCGTTTTCGCGCCGCCGGCGAAGGGGCCGCAGCCCGTCGACGCGAGGTCGACGGGCTGTAGACGGGAGTGTCGACGGCCCGTCGACGGCGGTGAGATGAGCGGTAGATGCCCTGGTAGATGGGGGTGTAGATGGCATCTACGCCCCCACAGGGCCGGATCATGTGACCGCGCCAGGGGAGGGATCGGGAACGGTCTGGAGGCGGGGCTGAAGAGGGGTGCTGTGTCCGGCCGGCACGGGGGCCTCCGCGGGGGGCGCGGTGAGGGGTGCGGTGAGGGGTGCGTCCGGGCCCGATTCCGCGGCCTGAGCGGGGGCCTCCGCGGGCCCCTCCGACGGGGCCGGGACAGGGGGCCCGGAGAGGGGCCGGGAGAGGGTCTCCAGGGCCTCGTCCAGAGAGGTGCCGAACGCCTGCTGCAGCTCGTCGGCGCGGACCCCCCAGGTGGGCCCCTTCCCCTTGGCCCGGACGTTCCTGCTGACGGGGATCCCGGCGGCAGTGCACCACTCCCGCAGTTGGAGCTGCTCCCAGTTGTCGAAACCCCGTGCCTCCTTCTGCAGCCGCTCAAGGAGCTCGGCGATGTGAACGCCCATGTGCTCTGGCGCAGCATCTCGGACGGCGGCCACGATGAACTGGGCCAGCCCGCGGGCGAACCGGTCCCGGTCGGACTCCTGGTCGGACTTCTGGTCCTGCTCCCCCGCAGATTTTTCATGATCGTTTGGGGTGGCGCTCTCCCTCAGCGGGGGAGCGATCATCAACGCGGCGATCACCCAAAGCGCCCCGAGAACGGCGGCGCCGATCTTGGCGTACGGAGCGATGTGGGGCCATGCGAGCCATATGAACAGCCAGATGAGCCCTGCGATGACCACGATGACGAACGAAATGATCAGGCATCCCAGACCGACCCGCTCGATCGCGTCGTCGGCGGAGGCCTGGGCCGCCTTCTTGGTGACCTTGGTGGTGCTCGGGCCCGACTCTCCGCCAGATCCCGGGTCAGCGCTCTCGTCGTCCTGGGTCTTGACGGCGGGGGCGGCCTTGGCGGCCGGAGAGTCAAGGTTCATGGCCGCTGAACAGCCGGCCTTGATGAGGCGTCCCACCTTGCGCAGCAGGTAGGACGCGATCAGGTACGACCCGGAGATCAACGGGAGCAGAAGGAGCAGCGACTGCCTGCCGCCCCGGAACGGGATGCTGATCTCCGTGACGAGCGGGTTGGCCCTGATCCTCTTGAGCAGGGCTCTCATGCGAGCTTCTCCAGCATCCCGCCGATCACCTTGAAGAGGATCCCCCAGAAGGCGCCGGCGAGGCCCCACGAGACGCCGGCCCCCAGACCGAAGAACGCGGGGGGAACACGACGCTGCCATTCGGGCAGGAACGCCAGGATGGTCATGATCAGTGCGAGTCCGGCCGGCGACAGCCCGGCGACGACGTTCGGATCGTTGAGGGTCGAGGCCGCCAGGTCGTGGGTGCCCTGGGCGATCATCCTCCAGGTGCCCCCGGCGATGATGAACAGGACACCGGTCACAGCAGCGAGCCCGGCAAGGTAGCGGCGGTCGTCGAAGTACTTCTTGGTGAGCTTCGAGCGGTTGCGGATAGCGATGACCAGGACGATGAAACCTGCGCCCGCGAGGGACGAGAGGCCAACGGCTCCCAGGCCCTGGGTGAAGCTGGCGCCGGAGGCAGGCGCGGCGAGCACGGTGGTCATGGGGATCACGGGCGGGTGCCTTTCAGATGACAGGGCCGTTGGAGTACAGCGCGCAGACGAGCAGGGAAGTGGCCAGCGGGATGCGAGCGAGCCAGCGCTTGAGCAGGCCGCCGTAGCGGGTGCGCCACACCAGCCAGCCCGAGGCGCCGCACATGGTGAGGCCGACGACGAGCAGGGAGGTGTCGGTCTGGCTCAGGCCGACGTAGCGGGCGATCGTGCCGGAGGTGTACGGCAGGAGCTCCTGGCCGAGCCGGCGGCCGAGCTCGGCGGAGACGAACACCGCGCCGAGACGGCCCAGGGAGCCGAACGGCACGAACGGCGAGAGCATTTCACTGCCCGCAACCTTCCAGGCCGTGAACCCCGCGCCGAGCGCCATGCCTGCCCCGAGCAGTCCACCGGCAGCAGTGACGGCGGCCGGCGGGAACTGGGACAGGTAGGCGTTCAGCCCGATGGCAGAGCCGACCACCGCAGCAGTTCCGTTGAAGGTGATGACGCGCCAGAACCTCGTGGGACGCCACCGCTTCGCGGGCTGCGTACGGATCTGGAGAGTCGGCTGCGGCTTGTGCACATCGAGGACCTCCCGGCGGGCGGAGGGCTCCTCGGCCTCGCCCTCATCCGGCTCCGGGCTCTCGGGCTCCGGACTCTTCTGGACCTCGATGAGGACCGGTCCGCTGCCGGGCGGCACGGTCAGCACGTGCCCGGAGTAGGTGTCGAGGTCCGCGTCCTGGTCCTTGTAGAGGCGGTCCCACCAGCCGGACTTGGACTCACGTGGCGAGCCCTTCGCCGGGGCCGCGGCCTTCGGCTCACCCCGGGAGACGCGCCACCAATCCGGGTCGCTCTCCGGCGTCTCGGGCGGCGAGGCAGGCATGGGCGGAACAACAAGTTCCGCCTCGCTCCCCCGGGGGGCCGGTGCACCCCCTTTCGGGGCGCTGACCTGCGCATCTACAGCATCTACAGGGGCATCTACATCGGCTTCTGCAGGGGCTGGATCCGCCGGCTTGGCCGCCGCCTGGCCACCGGCAGGGCCCGTTGCCTCCGCGCGCGCCGCGGGTACGGGCACCTCGTCCGGCAGCGGCACATGGAACGGGTCAGCCTTCTCGTCTGCGGTGGTCATCTTCCCTCCCTCCTCGGAGGCTCCGGTGATCCGCTCGCCCCGCAGGGCGAGGTGGATCAGCATGTGTATGAACTTCTCGTTGTGGTCGGCGTCGTGGCAGGTCAGCGGCCCGGCCGCACTGGAGTGGGCCGCGTAGAGCGGCTCAGTCATCGGCCGCGGCCTCGGCCTTCCGAGCCGCTTCCGCCAGGGCCTTGGACATCCACGCCGGCGAGCGGCCGAGACCCGCTACGAAGTCCTTCTGCGTCAGGCGCGGGTTCGCCTCCTTGGCGGCGAACCAGTCGGCTGCCGCCTTGGCCCGCTCCTCCTCTTCCGGAGTCGGGACGCCGACCATGGCGTGAACCGAGGTCGGCGCCGGCGCCTTCGCGGCGTGCACGCGGCGGGTGCGGCGTGAATTCACGTCGCCGTCGTTCACGCCGTCCTCGCCGTGGTTCACGCTCTCCTCTTCACGGTCGACGGGGTCCTCGTTCACGGCCTTGCCCGGCGTCGGATTCACGGTGCCGGCGCCGCGGTTCACGCCGTCCGATTCACGACCGGCGGGGTCCTCGTTCACGGCCTCGCCCGGCGTCGGATTCACGGTGCCGGCCCCGTGATTCACGCCGTCCGATTCACGACCGGCCGACGGGTTCACGCACAGCTGCACCGGGCGATTCACGCGCCAGTCCCCGCGATTCACGCACCCGTCTTCACGCGTGAATTCACGGGGCTTCACGACCAGCGTGAACCCGTTCACGGTGCCCGTGACCTGCGGATTCACGGACTTCACGCTGTTCACGCCGGAGCCGTTCACGGTGCGCGTGAACCGCTTCATGCGTGAATCGAGGGCGCGCTCGGTCCCGTTCACGGGCGACCGTGAATCGACCCCGCGTGAACCGTTCACGCGGGAAGTGGCCGGCGCGTGAACCGGGGGATTCACGCTCGAGTCGGAGTCCGGATTCACGGGGCCCGATTCACGCTCGGACGCCGTGTTCACGGTCGCCGGCCGCGACGCCGGCAGACCGCCGCCGCGACGGTTCACGATGTCGTCGGCGCCCGCGTTCACGGGGCGCGGCGGAACGTTCATGCCCTCGCCGACAGGAAGCGTCGACAGGGCGTCTGCGGCCGAGGCGATGGCGAGCGCGTCGGCAACGTGGGCCTCCAGAGCGTTACCCGCCGGCGCCTGCGCAGAGGCAGCCGCGGAGGCGCGACCGGAGCTGAGAGGCACGCCGTAGCGGGTCAGCTTCAGCGGCAGCCGGGCCTCGACCGGTGCCTTGCGGCGCCAGGCACGACCGAACCGGGTCCGCAGCCGAGCCTGGTAGACGAGGCGCTCCTGCTCGAGCTCGAGGACCCGCTCGTACGACCTGAGCTCCCACAGCTTCATCCGCCGCCACAGCTTGAACGTGGGCAACGGCGACAGCAGCCACCGGATGAGCCGGACCGGCTCCATGTGACGGCCGGCCGTGATGTTCGCCAGCTGCCCGATCGCATGCCGGGCGGCCTCGACCGTCACGACGAAAAGGACCGGGATCACCGCATGCATGCCGACGCCGAGAGGGTCCGGCCAGGCCGCCGCCCCGTTGAACGCGATCGTCGCGATCGTCAGCAGCCACGCCGTCTGCCGCAGCATGGGGAAAGGCATCCGAAGCCAGGTCAGCAGCAGGTCGAGCGCAAGCAGGACGAGGATGCCAGCATCGACGCCAAGCGGGAAAACGTGGGCAAACGTGCCAAATCCCTTGCGGATCGCCAGGTCCCGGACGGCGGCGTACGAGCCAGCGAATCCGATCCCGGCGATTACCACCGCGCCGCCGACCACGACACCGACGATCACGCGCTGCGCCTTGTTGAGCGGCTGCCGGTCCGGCTCGCCGGCCGGGGCCGGCGGGGGTGTCGTAGGGGGAGTGCTGGAGGTGGTGGTCACCGTACTTCTCCTGTGCGAGGCGGCTCCGGTGACGGAGACCGCGAGGGGGACATCGGGGGTTCTTCCGTCCCCGTGCGTTGCTGAGGGGCCGCCCGCACCAGCTGCCGCGACGTCGCGGCAGCTGGTGCGGGCGGGGACCGGCGGGGCCGTGGTCACGAGCGACCCGGTGCCCCCGCCCGGCGCATCTTCTTGTAGGCGGTGTTCCGGTCGGCCGATCCGCGGCGGTAGTCCGCCTGGCACCGGTCGACCGTGGCGGGCTCGGCGATGATCGGGTTCTCGCGGGGGCGCCCGTCCTCGGGCGCGCTCTGCGTCACCGGGCACCTGCGGCGGCCGGCGTGGCGGTGATGTGGACGGTGGAGGTCCCGCAGTGCCCGCGGGCCTCGACGTACCCGCCCGCGTCCCGCAGCCCCGGGGCGTTGATCGCACGGACCAGTGTGTCGATCAGCGGGTTGGGCAGCGGCCGGCCGAGGTGGACGGCCACGTCGGCCTCCAGCGGTGCCACATCGCTGATCACGTCGAAGAGACTGGCGACCAGGTCGTCATCGGTCAGCCCGCCCTGGTCGGAGCCGGGGGGCGGCGTGGCCGCCGGGACCGTGACGGTCAGCAGGCCGGCCAGGGCGCGCCGCATCTCCAGGACCGTCAGGACGAGCTCGTCCGCGGTCATGTGCGTCAGGTCGAGCTTGCTCGCCCGGAGCAGCACGTCGCTGGCAGCCTCGGCCGCCTGCACCCGGCGCTCGGCCGGGCTCAGGTTGCCGAGACGGCTGCGGGCCACTCCCGCGAACGCGGCCAGGCTCGGGTGCATCAGCTCGTAGTCGTTGAGGGTTGTCATCAGCGCACCCCCTTGGCGGCGGCCGCGCTCGCGGCCAGCGTCAGGTTGGACAGGTACGCCCCGGCGACCTCCGCGGCGCGGGCCCGGGTGGCGGTGTCCACCGCGGCGGCGATCTTCTTGGAGTGCGTGGTGCTCGTCGTGCCGACCCGCGCGGCGGCGGGGGCGGGGTGCTTATTAATCTGGGACATAGTTCGGACTCCTCGCTCAGTGAGGTGTTCGGATCAGGTCCGGTCCGGAGTGGCGACTCCTTCACGGGCCGAGTGGCCCCGTCCGGGAGGAACTCCTGGGCGGGGCTGTCTTGTTGGCCAGGTGGCCAAGGTCAAGGCCCGGCGCACGGCGTTCGTGCGCCGGACCTTGGGTGTCTGGACTTCTCAGGTGCGCCCAGCCTGTCGGCCGTGCGGCGATCGCGATGCCGCCGAGCCGCGCCGGGCGCTCAGTCCTATGTCCGCTGTGGAGTTCTCAAGCAACGACGCCATGCGGCGATTTGTGAGGAATTGGAGTGAATCGCGATCCGCAGGCGGCCGTTGCGTACGGCCAGACCCGCGCGACCCGAGCACCCAACCCAACTTCACTAGCCTCACTAGGTTCACAAGTGAAGTTGAGTGCGACCGTAGACCGGGAGCTGTCGCCCCGTCAACCGGATCGCGTGTAAAGGAGGTTGGGCCGAGGTGGATCAAGTGAGGTGCTGGTCAGCCGCGAGGTTGGAGCGGGGGCGCAATGATGGCCCGTTAGCTTCACTTGCTTCACTTGGTAAGTTGGCTACTCTGACGGCATGACAAGCCGACCCAGAGAGCAAAGGCGTTGGAGTGCCCAGGAGATCGCCGAGGATCTACGCAGCCGGATCCAGGCCGGGGAGTTCAGCGAAGGCAGCCAACTGCCGGCGACCCGCAAGCTGGTCGAGGAGTACTACACCTCGCCGGAGACGCTGCGCCAAGCCGTCCTGAAACTCAAGAGCTGGGGGCTGGTGACCTCGCGGCAGGGCAAGGGGGTCTTCGTGCGCGTCATAGACCCCATCGAGTGGCACGTTCACTCGTTCGAGCGCGGGGAGCGCCGAGACGACCCCGCCCGCGGTGTCGACGACTGGAAGGCATCCATCGAAGAGCTCGGCCGCGTGCCGAGCCAGGACACCCCGGTCGTCACGGTCGAGCGGGCCCCCGAGGACATCGCCAAATGGCTTGAACTGGAGCCCGGATCCTTCGCCGTCGCACGCCGCCGCCTGCGTCGCGTCGACGGCGTGCCCTTCCAGCTCGCCGACTCATGGTTCCCCACGGAGGTCGCCATGGACTCTC
The window above is part of the Streptomyces griseiscabiei genome. Proteins encoded here:
- a CDS encoding DUF2637 domain-containing protein; the protein is MIVGVVVGGAVVIAGIGFAGSYAAVRDLAIRKGFGTFAHVFPLGVDAGILVLLALDLLLTWLRMPFPMLRQTAWLLTIATIAFNGAAAWPDPLGVGMHAVIPVLFVVTVEAARHAIGQLANITAGRHMEPVRLIRWLLSPLPTFKLWRRMKLWELRSYERVLELEQERLVYQARLRTRFGRAWRRKAPVEARLPLKLTRYGVPLSSGRASAAASAQAPAGNALEAHVADALAIASAADALSTLPVGEGMNVPPRPVNAGADDIVNRRGGGLPASRPATVNTASERESGPVNPDSDSSVNPPVHAPATSRVNGSRGVDSRSPVNGTERALDSRMKRFTRTVNGSGVNSVKSVNPQVTGTVNGFTLVVKPREFTREDGCVNRGDWRVNRPVQLCVNPSAGRESDGVNHGAGTVNPTPGEAVNEDPAGRESDGVNRGAGTVNPTPGKAVNEDPVDREEESVNHGEDGVNDGDVNSRRTRRVHAAKAPAPTSVHAMVGVPTPEEEERAKAAADWFAAKEANPRLTQKDFVAGLGRSPAWMSKALAEAARKAEAAADD
- a CDS encoding GntR family transcriptional regulator gives rise to the protein MTSRPREQRRWSAQEIAEDLRSRIQAGEFSEGSQLPATRKLVEEYYTSPETLRQAVLKLKSWGLVTSRQGKGVFVRVIDPIEWHVHSFERGERRDDPARGVDDWKASIEELGRVPSQDTPVVTVERAPEDIAKWLELEPGSFAVARRRLRRVDGVPFQLADSWFPTEVAMDSPLMEERDVTMAGGILKNIGHPQVRRRHIVRSWLPTDEEIKRLDLDPDATHPVTRHTLVGYGADGKPVRCMVTIAPGDRNVLIYDFEE